One genomic segment of Primulina tabacum isolate GXHZ01 chromosome 9, ASM2559414v2, whole genome shotgun sequence includes these proteins:
- the LOC142504294 gene encoding uncharacterized protein LOC142504294, whose amino-acid sequence MFYKLIARWITFRIGLCSDFMLPRRDPSADIHEDIPGGGRGPPPPPLLDTATRVLEGMGRFLEQSQQAPRLQTDIYEQFRQFKPKEFGGTTYPFLAEGCILSLELHFHYLDMMDGDQFKEVFYGKYFPANVRGRLTREFMSLRQGDSTVAEFIRKFDRGCRFVPLIARDDAHKLRHFMDGLRPTLHRDVMLMRPSSYDEATSCAFRVEQALRDIDSEMQRKRHQARSSSQPQKKQFTGPLRQKGHQKPQGQFRRPEQQRSPLAPGASKPEEGQPCKQCNKLHYDKCMWATFGCFVCKNEGHKAADCPRNKGPTTSRSYVMHAKEAEAEPDSMLILDSQTPADAAHHFLHVCEEAREKRLPGIFSSIVSMSEPANQMLEDVDVVRDFPIVFPDDVSGILPDREVDFYIELMPGIMPISKASYRLARAEMKWFKDQIQDLLDKGFISPNFSPWGALVLFVRKKDGSTRLCIDYRELNRVMDCIEVDHSKVEEVRYWPVPNSVTEILRFLGLAGYYMKFIQGFSSIAVPLIALTKKSAKFIWGPECQESFDRLKHALTPAPVLAMPSG is encoded by the exons ATGTTTTACAAACTAATTGCACGATGGATTACATTTAGAATTGGACTATGTTCAGATTTCATGCTTCCCAGACGTGACCCCAGCGCAGACATACATGAAGATATTCCTGGAGGTGGCAGAggaccaccaccaccaccgctaTTGGATACAGCCACTCGAGTGCTCGAGGGCATGGGTAGATTTCTGGAGCAATCTCAGCAGGCTCCCCGACTGCAGACTGATATATATGAGCAGTTCAGACAGTTCAAaccgaaggagttcgggggtaccaCTTATCCGTTTTTAGCAGAGGGATGTATCCTCTCATTGGAGCTCCACTTTCACTACCTAGATATGATGGATGGCGACcag TTCAAGGAAGTGTTCTATGGCAAGTATTTCCCAGCTAATGTCAGGGGTCgcctgacgagggagttcatgagtctccgccaggggGACTCGACTGTGGCGGAGTTTATCCGAAAGTTTGACAGGGGCTGTCGTTTTGTGCCCCTCATTGCTAGAGATGACGCCCACaaactgaggcattttatggatggcctCAGGCCTACCTTGCACCGGGATGTGATGCTGATGAGACCGTCTAGCTATGATGAGGCCACTTCTTGTGCTTTCCGGGTGGAGCAGGCTCTCCGAGACATTGATTCTGAGATGCAGCGGAAACGGCATCAGGCCCGGTCCAGCTCCCAGCCGCAGAAGAAGCAGTTTACAGGGCCACTGAGGCAGAAGGGGCATCAGAAGCCCCAGGGACAGTTTAGGAGGCCAGAACAGCAGCGATCGCCCCTGGCACCAGGGGCTTCTAAGCCGGAGGAAGGGCAGCCGTGTAAGCAGTGCAACAAATTACACTACGACAAATGCATGTGGGCCACCTTCGGATGCTTCGTATGCAAAAATGAGGGCCACAAAGCGGCAGATTGCCCTAGGAACAAGGGCCCCACTACTAGCAGAtcatatgtgatgcatgctaAGGAGGCTGAGGCGGAGCCAGATTCTATGCTGATCCTAG ACAGTCAGACACCAGCAGATGCGGCACATCATTTCCTacatgtgtgcgaggaagctcgTGAAAAGAGGTTGCCAGGCATTTTTTCCAGTATTGTATCAATGTCAGAGCCAGCCAATCAGATGCTAGAGGACGTTGATGTGGTCAGAGATTTCCCTATtgttttccctgacgatgtttcaggcattctaccagacagagaggtggattTTTATATCGAGCTTATGCCGGGTATCATGCCTATTTCTAAGGCGTCCTATCGACTAGCACGTGCAGAGATGAAGTGGTTCAAAGATCAGATACAAGATTTgttagataagggtttcattagCCCTaacttttctccatggggcgcactggTACtctttgtgaggaagaaagacggcaGCACGCGGCTATGTATTGACTATAGAGAGCTGAACAGAGTCATG GATTGCATAGAGGTCGACCACAGCAAAGTTGAGGAAGTCAGATATTGGCCAGTGCCTAATAGCGTGACAGAGATCCTTAGATTCTTGGGATTGGCAGGTTATTACatgaagtttattcagggcttCTCTTCCATTGCGGTGCCTTTGatcgccttgacaaagaagagtgccaagtttatttggggaccgGAGTGCCAGGAGAGTTTCGACAGATTGAAGCACGCTTTGACTCCAGCACCAGTTCTTGCTATGCCATCGGGGTAG